A region from the Lentisphaera profundi genome encodes:
- a CDS encoding GntR family transcriptional regulator produces MKITTLKKQGNQPMYKQVVDWFEDQLRCGGVLPGDKLPSTDELAKKMGVGRKVIQQSFEELSARGYLDRAPGMGTFISPHVKSNTICVVMDEEFLTQRNFGYMRLVCAAMNKIAQNYDAEVTYTIINNQNIEKTKRDIEALADNGRIRAVLKWNNGLDLKKSIPTYTYSLSTDLVMQDTIPYRGLSYLVARSCKKILVIENSSVTKATQECTKAILEDFSSDIQIDLEAASNAIGRESELRDKLQAKLQSEDYDAILSLDDNLTRNIILFLYEMGKKFPNDLYLLSHANKNSPIVSPVELTMLENDPYAIAEESIKRIVSSWRGEDYKTQNYKAKLIIGKSCGE; encoded by the coding sequence ATGAAAATTACGACTTTGAAGAAGCAGGGCAATCAGCCCATGTACAAACAGGTGGTTGATTGGTTTGAAGACCAATTGCGTTGTGGCGGAGTTCTTCCCGGTGACAAACTCCCCTCTACTGATGAATTAGCCAAGAAAATGGGCGTAGGTCGAAAAGTTATCCAGCAAAGCTTTGAAGAACTATCAGCCCGTGGGTATTTGGATAGGGCGCCTGGAATGGGGACTTTTATTTCACCACATGTAAAGAGTAATACTATTTGTGTTGTCATGGATGAAGAGTTCCTGACTCAGAGAAACTTCGGCTACATGCGTTTAGTCTGTGCGGCAATGAACAAAATTGCGCAAAATTATGATGCAGAAGTTACCTATACGATTATCAATAATCAGAATATCGAAAAAACGAAACGCGACATCGAAGCTCTAGCTGATAATGGTCGTATAAGAGCCGTTTTAAAATGGAATAATGGGCTGGATTTAAAGAAATCTATACCGACTTATACTTATAGTTTGTCGACTGATTTAGTGATGCAAGATACCATACCTTATCGAGGTCTTTCCTACCTAGTAGCACGCTCATGTAAAAAAATCCTCGTCATTGAGAATAGTTCAGTAACTAAAGCTACTCAAGAATGTACAAAAGCTATTTTAGAAGATTTTTCATCGGATATTCAAATTGACCTTGAAGCCGCAAGTAACGCCATTGGCCGTGAGTCTGAACTTCGTGATAAACTGCAGGCTAAGTTGCAGTCAGAAGACTACGATGCCATTTTATCTTTAGACGATAACTTGACGCGCAACATTATTTTGTTTCTTTATGAGATGGGGAAAAAATTCCCCAATGATCTCTACCTTTTGAGTCACGCTAATAAGAACAGTCCAATTGTAAGCCCTGTTGAATTGACCATGCTGGAAAATGACCCCTACGCCATAGCGGAAGAAAGTATCAAAAGAATTGTATCATCCTGGCGAGGCGAAGATTACAAGACCCAAAATTACAAAGCCAAGCTCATCATCGGCAAGTCCTGCGGCGAATAA
- a CDS encoding IMPACT family protein yields the protein MYTLKEACEFSLEVKKSRFIAHALPVQSIKQATDFFSSQSIASARHNCWAFKVGNDYRFNDDGEPSGTAGKPILAAIEYADLTNVAILVIRWFGGIKLGTGGLCRAYGGSASSCLKAGELIEIRHFKSYEFTSGFDLSAQVHHLFKTYPPESMEETYLASGINWSFTLDNQLLESFQNELKQMTRGQITLKELRA from the coding sequence TTGTATACCCTGAAAGAAGCCTGTGAATTTAGCTTAGAAGTCAAAAAAAGCCGTTTTATTGCTCATGCACTTCCGGTTCAAAGCATAAAGCAAGCAACGGATTTTTTCTCAAGTCAGAGTATTGCTTCCGCAAGACATAATTGTTGGGCTTTTAAAGTGGGTAATGATTATCGCTTCAATGATGATGGCGAGCCTTCCGGCACTGCGGGCAAGCCCATTTTGGCGGCTATTGAGTATGCCGATTTGACTAATGTCGCGATTCTAGTCATACGCTGGTTCGGAGGAATTAAGTTAGGTACTGGAGGACTTTGTCGAGCTTATGGTGGCAGTGCTTCTAGTTGCTTAAAAGCAGGTGAACTTATTGAGATTCGCCATTTTAAATCTTATGAATTCACAAGTGGCTTTGATTTGTCGGCACAGGTTCATCACCTCTTTAAAACTTACCCACCAGAAAGTATGGAAGAAACATACCTAGCAAGTGGTATCAATTGGAGCTTCACTTTGGATAATCAATTGTTGGAATCTTTTCAAAATGAGCTCAAACAAATGACAAGAGGTCAAATCACTCTTAAGGAACTTCGCGCATGA
- a CDS encoding c-type cytochrome domain-containing protein, with protein sequence MFAKAQLIIGIWLFCSLPLLAEKITYDDHVRSIFKADCSECHNANKAKGGLNLSTYAQAMEGSSAGPILESSSVDNSVLFECITSNDSDIRMPPKGARMSKADVKMIKQWILGGLLENRSSSKKKIFVKNDAFKAETKKGEVIIPEQLSLLPWHYYKQAGPIKNLVKSPFSPLMALSMYKQIALYNSETLTLIGYLDFPEGTINDLSFSEDGRYLLAAGGHVGNEGMAVIWDIKTGRRIFQLEHKDMDIHVAHMSPDMKLLALGSNDKKVKIFSMQNKQILLEEKAHSEWVSALRFSPDGKFLVSGDRNGQIIVWDSKELSMLHTLYKHKGMINALAWRPDSKVFVSASEDSSILFFDPIKGNELKSIKSHKNGVSSLFYDQKGQLCSTGNDKTVRVFDSNYKQVRSQVFTKSAPLLNALMNDEHILATNYKGNILLKRNDEKEIEFISIQPQNLKKLKETKKAHASISIEVEQLNKKRHLEMLKQFNLSEDIQQLKLEQLYLLDEIEEAVKMKLDPISKNRLYTKNAQFFKESKKINDLIMESQKKQLQLKDAMEKTKSTVLNVSK encoded by the coding sequence TTGTTCGCTAAAGCTCAGCTGATTATCGGTATCTGGCTTTTTTGTTCTTTGCCTTTGCTAGCGGAAAAAATCACTTACGACGATCATGTAAGATCCATTTTCAAAGCCGATTGTAGTGAATGCCACAACGCGAATAAGGCTAAAGGAGGCTTAAATCTAAGCACTTATGCACAGGCAATGGAAGGTTCTTCCGCGGGCCCTATTCTCGAATCTAGTAGCGTAGATAACTCCGTTCTTTTTGAATGTATCACCAGCAATGATAGTGATATTCGCATGCCTCCCAAGGGCGCCCGCATGAGTAAAGCAGATGTTAAAATGATTAAGCAATGGATCTTGGGTGGCTTATTGGAAAACCGAAGTAGCAGCAAGAAAAAAATCTTTGTTAAAAATGATGCCTTTAAAGCTGAGACTAAAAAAGGCGAAGTGATTATACCAGAGCAGCTGAGCCTGCTTCCTTGGCATTATTATAAGCAGGCAGGTCCTATAAAGAACTTAGTTAAAAGTCCTTTTTCACCATTAATGGCTCTATCTATGTATAAACAAATAGCCCTTTATAATAGTGAGACATTGACTTTAATTGGCTACCTAGATTTTCCCGAAGGAACTATTAATGATTTGAGTTTTAGTGAGGATGGTCGCTACCTATTAGCTGCGGGTGGCCATGTGGGCAATGAAGGAATGGCGGTTATTTGGGATATCAAAACAGGCCGTAGAATTTTTCAACTTGAGCACAAGGACATGGATATTCACGTGGCTCACATGAGTCCCGATATGAAACTTCTTGCTTTGGGATCCAATGATAAAAAAGTGAAGATTTTCAGTATGCAAAATAAGCAAATCTTGCTAGAAGAAAAAGCTCATTCCGAATGGGTATCTGCCTTGCGTTTTAGCCCCGATGGAAAATTCCTTGTTAGCGGAGATCGCAATGGGCAAATTATTGTTTGGGATAGCAAGGAACTCTCGATGCTCCATACCCTGTACAAGCACAAAGGCATGATCAATGCGCTTGCCTGGCGTCCCGATTCAAAAGTTTTTGTGAGTGCGAGTGAGGATTCGAGTATATTGTTTTTTGATCCAATAAAAGGCAATGAATTAAAAAGTATTAAGTCACATAAAAATGGCGTTAGCAGTTTATTTTATGATCAAAAAGGCCAACTCTGTAGTACGGGAAATGATAAAACCGTGCGTGTTTTTGACTCTAATTATAAACAAGTGAGGTCACAGGTCTTTACTAAGAGTGCGCCTCTGTTAAATGCACTGATGAATGATGAGCATATTTTAGCGACTAATTACAAGGGCAATATCTTACTTAAAAGAAATGATGAAAAAGAGATAGAGTTCATTTCTATTCAGCCCCAAAACCTAAAAAAACTTAAAGAAACAAAGAAAGCTCATGCCTCGATCAGTATTGAGGTCGAACAGCTCAATAAGAAACGTCATTTAGAAATGTTAAAACAATTTAATTTGAGTGAAGATATTCAGCAGCTTAAACTCGAACAGCTCTACTTGCTCGATGAAATTGAAGAAGCCGTAAAAATGAAACTGGACCCCATAAGTAAAAATCGCCTCTATACAAAAAATGCTCAATTTTTCAAAGAATCGAAAAAAATAAATGATTTGATCATGGAAAGTCAAAAGAAACAATTGCAGTTAAAAGATGCCATGGAGAAAACTAAATCTACTGTACTCAATGTCTCAAAATAG
- a CDS encoding transposase, producing MNRRMEFENDEAWHNRGYLPHYDQANKYQMITYRLADSLPKDVLAGFAGGSPANKLSPIPDSSSIDEIKKRKLVEKYLDQGYGACYLEIPEVAQLVVENWFHFDGERYDLIAYVIMPNHVHLLIKTYANYTLKDVIHSWKSFTAHKIIKFLDRNAGEPPASPGNEKVETSIGKSLELPKKIWMEDYWDRFIRDERHFCSVISYIVQNPVKANLVKDSKEWLWTYINHNKN from the coding sequence ATGAACCGACGAATGGAATTTGAGAATGATGAAGCTTGGCATAATCGTGGATATTTACCTCACTATGACCAAGCTAATAAGTATCAAATGATTACTTATCGCTTAGCTGATTCTCTGCCAAAAGATGTTTTAGCTGGGTTCGCGGGCGGCTCGCCCGCAAATAAGCTTAGCCCTATTCCTGATTCTTCGTCAATAGACGAAATTAAAAAACGTAAACTTGTCGAAAAATATTTAGATCAAGGCTATGGAGCCTGCTATTTAGAGATACCCGAAGTGGCTCAGTTAGTTGTAGAAAACTGGTTTCATTTCGATGGTGAACGTTATGATTTAATTGCTTATGTAATTATGCCGAATCACGTCCACTTATTGATTAAGACTTATGCAAATTATACTTTAAAAGATGTAATACATTCATGGAAGAGTTTTACCGCTCATAAGATCATAAAGTTTTTGGATAGAAATGCGGGCGAGCCGCCCGCGAGCCCAGGGAATGAAAAAGTTGAAACTAGTATTGGAAAGTCACTAGAACTCCCCAAGAAAATATGGATGGAGGATTACTGGGATCGGTTCATTAGAGATGAAAGACATTTCTGCTCAGTGATCAGCTACATTGTGCAAAACCCTGTGAAAGCTAACTTGGTGAAAGATAGCAAAGAATGGTTATGGACTTACATCAATCACAACAAAAACTAG
- a CDS encoding DUF1501 domain-containing protein, which produces MLNRRNFLKSSAVIGGGASLPLFGSEKNGPRAKSVIHIYLPGGLSAQESFDPKPYNPSEYRGPYSTISTKLTGERFSENLRKTAQIADKICVIRSMTHGEAAHERGTHNMLTGYRPNPAVIYPSLGSITAHQLGSRNNLPPYICIPKAFNEFSGRGFLSSAYSPFSTGGDPSQSNFKVQNLQRHGKLSEERFDRRKAILADMNKHSSINHEAAIVSAMEAFNGESYDLMNSPSAVAAFDLSKENNKTKDWYGRNQTGQRMLLARRLVEAGSRYVALTAGGWDHHDNIRDGIRKSLPPLDQAFAALIKDLDQRGLLDSTLVILNSEFGRTPKINKTGGRDHYPKVFSMVMAGGGIKRGLIHGKSDTTSSMVEEKPVHVADYARTVYTLMGIDPDKAIMSPGDRPVRLVYGGQVINDILA; this is translated from the coding sequence ATGTTAAATCGCAGGAATTTCCTCAAGAGCAGTGCTGTGATTGGCGGCGGTGCTTCACTACCTTTGTTTGGTTCAGAAAAAAATGGACCTCGGGCGAAATCAGTTATTCATATCTATTTACCTGGTGGACTTTCGGCACAAGAAAGTTTTGACCCAAAGCCCTACAACCCTTCTGAGTATCGTGGCCCCTACTCCACTATATCGACAAAGTTGACTGGCGAACGCTTTAGCGAAAACCTAAGAAAAACGGCTCAGATTGCCGATAAAATTTGCGTCATCCGCAGTATGACTCATGGCGAAGCCGCTCATGAACGCGGAACTCATAATATGTTAACAGGTTATAGGCCTAATCCGGCCGTTATCTATCCGAGTTTGGGTTCGATTACAGCTCATCAATTAGGCTCACGAAATAACCTGCCTCCTTATATTTGTATTCCCAAAGCCTTTAATGAATTTTCAGGGCGCGGTTTTTTAAGTAGCGCTTATTCCCCCTTCTCTACTGGTGGGGACCCTTCTCAAAGCAATTTTAAAGTTCAAAACCTACAACGCCATGGGAAGCTGAGTGAAGAGCGATTTGACCGTCGCAAAGCCATTCTTGCCGATATGAATAAGCATTCGAGTATTAATCACGAAGCGGCTATAGTTTCTGCCATGGAAGCTTTCAATGGTGAGTCCTATGATCTTATGAATTCTCCTAGTGCGGTTGCTGCCTTTGATTTGAGTAAAGAAAATAATAAGACCAAAGACTGGTATGGGCGTAATCAAACGGGACAGCGCATGCTCTTAGCACGTCGTTTGGTTGAAGCTGGATCACGTTATGTTGCATTAACTGCAGGTGGCTGGGATCATCATGATAACATTCGTGATGGTATTCGTAAAAGTTTACCTCCCTTGGATCAGGCTTTTGCGGCACTGATTAAAGATCTAGATCAACGCGGCTTACTCGATTCAACTTTAGTTATCTTAAATTCTGAGTTTGGTCGTACACCAAAAATCAATAAAACTGGCGGCCGTGATCATTATCCGAAAGTCTTTAGTATGGTAATGGCCGGTGGTGGTATTAAGCGCGGTCTCATTCACGGAAAATCAGATACAACTTCAAGTATGGTGGAAGAGAAGCCCGTTCATGTTGCGGACTACGCAAGAACAGTTTATACCCTCATGGGCATAGACCCCGACAAAGCCATCATGTCCCCTGGAGATCGACCTGTACGCCTCGTTTATGGAGGTCAAGTCATCAATGATATCCTGGCGTAA
- a CDS encoding SGNH/GDSL hydrolase family protein, which translates to MPKKGSIILFQGDSITDCHRNKENPAHNEQLGMGYANLLAGELLANEPQNNYKIFNRGVSGHRVVDLYARWKRDCLNLKPDVLSLLIGINDIWHEFSNQNGVDAKRFNQFYRMLLDWTKEKNPDIKFILCEPFALPCGHITDEWFEVLDQRRAIVKQIAEDYQTVFVPFQTIFNEAMKKAPANYWAPDGVHPSIAGHKIMAEAWLKAFN; encoded by the coding sequence ATGCCCAAAAAAGGTTCAATAATACTCTTTCAAGGCGACTCTATAACGGATTGCCATCGCAATAAAGAAAATCCCGCTCACAACGAACAACTTGGCATGGGCTATGCCAATCTTTTAGCTGGGGAACTTCTAGCAAATGAACCACAGAACAATTATAAGATATTTAATCGCGGTGTTTCTGGCCATCGTGTTGTAGATCTCTACGCTCGTTGGAAACGCGATTGCCTAAACTTAAAGCCCGATGTACTTAGCCTTCTTATTGGCATCAACGATATTTGGCATGAATTTAGTAATCAAAATGGCGTAGATGCTAAACGCTTTAATCAATTTTATCGCATGTTATTGGATTGGACTAAAGAAAAAAATCCAGACATTAAATTTATTCTTTGTGAACCCTTTGCCCTCCCCTGCGGTCACATTACTGACGAATGGTTCGAAGTATTGGACCAACGCCGTGCTATCGTCAAACAAATTGCCGAAGATTACCAAACTGTTTTCGTCCCCTTTCAAACAATCTTTAATGAAGCTATGAAAAAGGCCCCTGCAAATTATTGGGCGCCCGATGGGGTTCACCCTTCTATCGCCGGTCACAAGATCATGGCAGAGGCCTGGTTGAAGGCGTTTAATTAA
- a CDS encoding SulP family inorganic anion transporter yields the protein MLKKLFPFLDWFPIKTIDLKDDLVAGITVALLLVPQSMAYAELAGLPVRYGLYAAIIPVALMALFGKMAQISGGPTAMTGIITASVLFPLVQDIPPELREARYIELAILLSLTVGVCRLLMGVFKLSSLVNLLSHPVIAGFTNAAAIVIALSQLPKLLGISGISIQQEFMGLIKSLASFANNLDQIHPLSAITGVISLLGLVYLKKIYRKVPWPLIIVAGSCFVFWKFGIQDEALIVGEIPNSFPSLSFPKNSQGEWLDTIILLIPASIMITLIGFVETVSISKAISFKTRQPMNLDQELIGQGIGSIAGAFAQAYPVGSSFTRSALNLVSGARTGMSNIFAVLSVIFVLLFLTPALYYLPKATLAALIISSTFGLIDFEPIRVSWRVMRREGLVAIFTFVATLCFAPSIMDGFLWGAGISIAAYLYRTMKPRIDIYDWSESCPSDLRTRSLHIAALRFRCAIFFASVEAFEEAIITCLAQSKNVKFMLIEAQSINRIDASGEWGLRNLVNQLKSHNVELVFAALPAEAKEMMNKTQLDQLIGEENFYPDTTSAIHALHERINGRNLEYMI from the coding sequence ATGCTAAAAAAACTATTTCCATTTCTCGACTGGTTTCCCATAAAAACTATAGATCTGAAAGACGATCTTGTGGCAGGTATTACGGTAGCCTTACTACTTGTTCCCCAATCGATGGCCTATGCCGAACTTGCGGGTCTACCTGTTCGCTATGGTCTATATGCAGCTATTATTCCAGTGGCACTCATGGCTTTATTTGGAAAGATGGCACAGATTTCAGGCGGCCCTACGGCGATGACGGGAATTATCACTGCTTCTGTTTTATTCCCCTTGGTTCAAGATATTCCTCCCGAGTTGCGCGAAGCTCGCTATATAGAACTCGCCATATTACTGTCACTTACTGTGGGGGTCTGTCGCTTGCTCATGGGGGTTTTTAAACTCTCGAGTTTAGTTAACTTACTTTCCCACCCCGTTATAGCGGGCTTCACAAATGCCGCCGCCATTGTCATTGCACTATCTCAACTTCCCAAGCTTCTTGGTATTAGCGGTATTAGTATCCAACAAGAGTTCATGGGCTTAATCAAAAGTTTAGCGAGCTTCGCAAACAACCTTGATCAGATACATCCCCTCAGTGCTATTACGGGTGTCATTTCTTTACTCGGGCTTGTCTACCTCAAGAAAATTTATCGAAAAGTCCCCTGGCCTTTAATTATCGTTGCCGGCTCCTGTTTTGTTTTTTGGAAATTCGGAATCCAAGATGAAGCTTTAATTGTGGGTGAAATCCCCAATTCCTTTCCTTCCTTAAGCTTTCCTAAGAATAGCCAAGGTGAATGGTTAGATACAATTATTTTGCTCATTCCTGCCTCCATTATGATTACTTTGATTGGCTTTGTCGAAACGGTCTCGATTTCAAAAGCCATTAGTTTTAAAACTCGTCAGCCGATGAATTTAGATCAAGAACTTATTGGTCAAGGAATTGGTTCCATTGCTGGCGCTTTTGCTCAGGCTTACCCCGTGGGATCGTCCTTTACCCGCTCGGCACTGAATTTAGTGAGTGGTGCAAGAACAGGCATGAGCAATATATTTGCCGTACTTTCAGTTATCTTTGTGCTCCTTTTTTTGACTCCCGCACTCTATTATTTACCCAAGGCAACTTTGGCGGCACTTATTATCAGTTCGACGTTTGGGCTCATTGATTTTGAACCCATCAGAGTCTCGTGGCGAGTGATGCGTCGTGAAGGCTTAGTGGCAATCTTTACTTTTGTCGCCACCCTTTGCTTTGCTCCTTCTATTATGGATGGCTTCTTGTGGGGCGCGGGGATTTCTATTGCTGCCTATCTATATAGAACAATGAAACCACGTATCGATATCTATGATTGGAGTGAGAGCTGCCCATCAGACTTACGCACACGCTCCTTGCATATTGCAGCCCTACGCTTTCGCTGCGCCATATTTTTCGCTAGTGTCGAAGCCTTTGAGGAGGCTATTATTACTTGTCTTGCTCAAAGTAAGAATGTCAAATTCATGCTGATTGAAGCTCAATCAATTAATCGTATTGATGCCTCTGGTGAATGGGGCCTAAGAAATTTAGTGAATCAACTCAAGAGTCATAATGTAGAATTAGTCTTTGCTGCTCTGCCTGCGGAAGCTAAAGAAATGATGAACAAGACTCAACTCGATCAACTTATTGGAGAAGAAAACTTCTATCCCGATACGACTTCAGCCATTCATGCACTACATGAACGCATCAACGGCCGTAACCTCGAGTATATGATTTAG
- a CDS encoding DUF1549 and DUF1553 domain-containing protein has translation MRYFFIISILFFVSNLFAEDLIKQSRSSVSDSITEFRVLPLKISLDHQDDFQHIIAQGIRSDLSTLDLSKKIEVVISDKAICSFENGQFKGLKKGKTEVLVSFKDKQEKLVVEVKNDQVKESTSFALDIIPIFTGAGCNSGGCHGASRGQEKFHLSLFGYDPQGDFKRIKYDLSGRRLNLAVPADSLLLQKAVKTVPHTGGELFKQDSFHYKTILAWLSAGAPADEKDLKKAVTLEIFPKQSVLFSGDKQKISVRVKYSDGSDRDVTSLCAFFTSDSNSAEVKNKDHIQTKTPGEAHLMVRYGTLNALSSCIVIPLEKQDFVPIEEKNYVDRLNNQKWKRLRMQPNTLCSDEVFIRRIYLDLCGRLPQEDELDSFIKDKNKDKRDLLVDKLAISSEFMDLWAMKLSELLQIRTDNNYDLKNVILYSQWIRDQFHQGKKYDEIIYQLLTASGDSFANPAANFYQIQKDNKIISENVAQVFMGIRLQCSQCHNHPFDRWTMDDYYSYASFFAQVGRKNAEDPRAQIIYDKNSGDIKHPVYKKGLEPKYLGGEQVKEIKEDRRELLAQWLTDKKNPYFASALANRMWEHFFARGIIQPVDDRRLSNPAANPELLEALSQKFIDYDFDLIRLAKDICKSNTYSLSSESLDSKGNLEKYFARAPIRRIRAEVLLNSISQITETKDYFSNSHLSSKATQLLVNNSGSTFLSTFGRVNRKSPTISCESITEPNLAQSLELLNGNVINGKINGSLFINRAISEKWSPEKYINTTYRRALCRDANEQEMKQLKSVYENPENPREVHQDILWAILNSQEFIFVR, from the coding sequence ATGAGATACTTTTTCATCATATCTATTTTATTTTTTGTTTCTAATCTATTTGCCGAAGATTTAATTAAGCAAAGTCGAAGCAGCGTGAGCGATTCGATCACGGAATTCAGAGTGTTACCCTTGAAAATATCTTTGGATCATCAAGATGATTTTCAACATATTATTGCTCAGGGAATTCGCAGTGATTTAAGCACGCTAGATCTCAGTAAAAAAATCGAAGTCGTGATTAGTGATAAAGCGATTTGTAGCTTTGAAAATGGACAATTCAAAGGACTAAAAAAGGGGAAGACTGAAGTTCTCGTAAGTTTTAAAGATAAACAAGAGAAACTCGTCGTTGAAGTTAAAAATGATCAAGTAAAAGAAAGTACGAGTTTTGCCTTAGATATCATCCCTATTTTCACGGGAGCCGGTTGTAATAGCGGAGGCTGTCACGGAGCCTCTCGTGGACAAGAGAAATTCCATCTATCTCTTTTTGGTTATGACCCTCAAGGGGATTTTAAACGTATAAAATATGACTTATCTGGGAGGCGTTTAAACCTGGCCGTCCCCGCAGATAGCTTACTTTTACAAAAAGCTGTAAAAACCGTACCTCATACAGGAGGAGAATTATTTAAACAGGATTCTTTTCATTACAAAACAATCTTAGCTTGGTTAAGTGCAGGTGCTCCTGCAGATGAAAAAGACCTAAAAAAAGCCGTGACTCTAGAAATATTTCCAAAACAATCGGTTTTATTCAGTGGTGATAAACAAAAGATTTCGGTGCGCGTTAAGTATTCAGATGGCAGTGACCGCGACGTCACATCGCTCTGTGCATTTTTTACTAGTGATTCTAATTCTGCCGAAGTAAAAAATAAGGACCATATACAAACGAAAACACCCGGCGAAGCTCACCTCATGGTTCGCTATGGAACACTCAACGCCTTGAGTAGCTGTATCGTCATTCCCTTAGAAAAACAAGACTTTGTTCCCATAGAAGAAAAAAATTATGTCGATCGTTTAAATAATCAGAAGTGGAAACGTCTGCGTATGCAGCCCAATACATTATGTAGTGACGAGGTTTTCATTCGCCGCATTTACTTAGATCTCTGTGGACGACTTCCTCAAGAGGATGAACTCGATTCCTTTATCAAGGATAAAAATAAAGACAAGCGTGACTTACTTGTAGATAAATTGGCCATAAGTAGTGAATTCATGGATCTTTGGGCCATGAAATTAAGTGAGTTATTGCAGATCCGTACAGATAATAATTATGATCTCAAAAACGTCATTCTCTATTCACAGTGGATTCGTGATCAGTTTCACCAAGGGAAAAAGTATGATGAAATTATCTATCAATTACTCACTGCTTCAGGGGATAGTTTTGCGAATCCCGCAGCTAATTTTTATCAGATTCAGAAAGATAATAAAATAATCAGTGAAAATGTGGCCCAGGTTTTCATGGGTATACGTTTGCAGTGTTCGCAGTGCCATAACCATCCTTTTGATCGCTGGACAATGGACGACTATTATTCTTACGCTTCTTTCTTTGCCCAGGTCGGCCGTAAAAACGCGGAAGATCCTCGTGCCCAAATCATCTATGATAAGAATTCGGGTGATATAAAACACCCTGTATATAAGAAGGGTCTTGAACCTAAATATTTAGGAGGGGAGCAAGTTAAGGAAATCAAAGAAGATCGCCGTGAACTCTTAGCTCAATGGCTGACGGACAAAAAGAACCCCTATTTTGCCTCTGCCTTGGCAAATCGTATGTGGGAGCATTTCTTTGCACGTGGGATCATTCAACCCGTTGATGATCGCCGCCTGAGTAATCCTGCGGCAAATCCCGAATTGCTCGAAGCTCTGAGTCAGAAATTTATTGATTATGACTTTGATTTGATCCGTTTAGCAAAAGACATCTGTAAATCGAATACTTATAGCCTTTCCAGTGAGAGTTTAGATTCTAAGGGCAATCTGGAGAAATACTTTGCTCGTGCCCCTATTCGTCGTATTCGTGCTGAAGTCTTGCTTAATTCAATTAGCCAAATAACTGAAACTAAGGATTATTTTTCCAATAGTCACCTCAGTAGCAAGGCAACGCAATTATTGGTGAATAATTCGGGCAGTACTTTCCTGAGTACTTTTGGTCGGGTGAATCGCAAAAGTCCGACGATTTCTTGTGAAAGTATAACGGAACCCAACTTAGCTCAATCACTTGAATTACTTAATGGCAATGTGATTAACGGAAAGATTAATGGGAGCCTCTTTATCAATCGAGCGATTAGTGAAAAATGGAGCCCTGAAAAATACATTAATACCACTTACCGTAGAGCTCTTTGTCGCGATGCTAATGAACAGGAAATGAAGCAATTAAAGTCTGTTTATGAAAACCCGGAGAACCCTCGCGAAGTTCATCAAGATATCCTTTGGGCTATACTCAACTCACAGGAGTTCATCTTTGTTCGCTAA